The following proteins are co-located in the Argopecten irradians isolate NY chromosome 9, Ai_NY, whole genome shotgun sequence genome:
- the LOC138331380 gene encoding matrilin-2-like yields MGNAMLWIVILSLYTTHLVKCDCGGKADIIFAVPGNLEIPGEEFFPFERFLVMLVDHFVLSADDINVGLVLYGNEPIAVSYPQPFRDQAATNARITLMSQRSLYVNKMYGRSDVTAAITLMRHMFQNPAGFPLVNPRPGVKKIGVLFTYGRLDAEESQAAVNATYGIKSDDVTMYVIGRAPIGPEFMEFGSDPCKLFSMGSFIDGLPSLLPYLGSSICTALQPSINVTEQNCFPKFWQPDPNPPVVCPSLNAMFQDPYNCAYYYKCFQNIPIREACPDNMLFDNNIKTCNLKESVGCFTQVQCPQPVGLFKHPFDCTKFVNCFDNIPYIQKCNAMLYFDEDEKRCRDRAMVRCPVH; encoded by the exons ATGGGGAACGCTATGCTTTGGATCGTCATTCTGTCATTGTATACAACACATTTAG TGAAATGCGATTGTGGAGGGAAGGCAGATATAATTTTTGCGGTTCCAGGAAATCTCGAAATTCCGGGAGAAGAATTTTTCCCGTTTGAACGGTTTTTAGTTATGTTAGTGGACCATTTCGTTTTAAGTGCTGACGATATCAATGTTGGCCTTGTTCTCTATGGAAACGAACCGATCGCAGTATCGTACCCTCAACCCTTTAGGGACCAGGCGGCTACCAATGCCagaataacattgatgtcacaaCGAAGTTTATACGTAAACAAAATGTATGGAAGGTCTGACGTCACAGCAGCCATTACGTTGATGCGTCACATGTTCCAAAACCCAGCAGGGTTTCCATTGGTTAATCCTAGACCAGGAGTGAAGAAAATTGGAGTGTTATTTACATATGGACGACTGGATGCGGAGGAAAGTCAGGCGGCGGTAAACGCAACATATGGCATCAAAAGTGATGACGTCACGATGTATGTGATTGGCCGCGCTCCGATTGGACCAGAGTTTATGGAGTTTGGATCCGATCCATGTAAGCTGTTTTCTATGGGGAGCTTTATTGATGGACTTCCGAGTTTGTTACCTTACCTAGGGAGCAGTATCTGTACAG CATTACAGCCGTCCATCAATGTGACAGAGCAAAACTGCTTCCCAA AATTTTGGCAGCCTGATCCTAATCCGCCAGTGGTATGCCCCTCCCTGAACGCCATGTTCCAGGATCCCTACAACTGCGCCTACTACTACAAATGTTTCCAGAATATCCCCATCAGAGAGGCCTGCCCAGACAACATGCTGTTCGACAACAACATCAAGACGTGTAACCTGAAAGAGTCAGTCGGCTGCTTCACCCAGGTCCAGTGTCCGCAGCCTGTAGGGCTCTTCAAACATCCATTCGATTGTACCAAGTTCGTGAACTGTtttgacaacatcccatacaTACAGAAATGTAACGCCATGTTGTACTTTGATGAAGATGAGAAACGGTGTCGGGACAGGGCAATGGTCAGATGTCCGGTTCATTAA